Genomic window (Streptococcus porcinus):
TGTAGTTACCAGCAAAATTGATATTAAAGACCTCAAGATGCGCTCAATAATATACTTTTTCATTCTATTCCTCATAATAAGTTCAAAAGAACTTCCTCACTCGAAGAGAAAGTTCTTACTTTGAACAAACTTTTATTTTTCCATATGCTTTTCTAAAGAATCGGCATATTTTTTATTAGATTTTTCTTTATCTTTTTTCCATTTTTTCAAAGCTTGACCATAGTCTTTTGATGTTATAGGTTTATCTTGAAGTTTAATGTATTTATAAAATGTACTTGCATCAGATTTATTACCAGACCAGCCAAAAGCTGCTGTAAATGGTACTACTTTAGTAACAGAAGGAGTTCCACCTAGTGAGTAGGTTGGAATATAAACAGCTGAATCTGTTAAAGCTGCTTGTGCTTTGGCATATTTTTTAAATCTTTCGTCCTGATTATCTGTAATTTTACCAGCTTCATTATCTAAACTTGAAAATTCTTCCAAACCTGCTTCATTAGCAATAGCAACGTCTTTTACTGGATTAAGACCAATGAATTTTGTTTGAGCAGCCGCCATCGTTGGATTGAAGATATCCAAGTAAGAAGAAGGATCAGCGTAGTCTGGGCTCCAACCTGAGGCAGTTGAGAGATCCCAGTCTTGTTGATTTGTTGTTTCAGCCATATAAGTGATGTTGTTATATGTGTCTGAATTAAGTTCAATAATATCAACAACGACATTTTCTTTCCCTAGCGATTTTTCAATAGATTGTTTCATAGATTGAGCTTGTTGCATTAAGCCTGATGCAGTCTGATCTTGAGGCATATCGAGATGAATAGGGAATTGTACACCTTGAGCTTCTAAAGCTTTTTTAGCTTTGTCCATTTGCATTTTAGCTTTTTCTGGATTATAGAGACCATCTTGCGCATCAGCAAGATTAACATCTTTCCATTGATCCCCATAAGTCGCTAGTTCTTTTTCAACCGTTTTACCAAAATCTTGACCGTTAATTTGAACAAATGCAGGTGGAACTAAAGTATTCCGAAGTGATTTACCTGCTGCTTCTTCACCGGCAGTCTGAGCCGTATATGATTTTCTATTGAAACCAAATGTTAAGGCTTGACGGAAATCTTTGTTTAAAACAGCCTTACGAGTATCGTCTTTTTGTTTATCACTAGTTTTCTTCGTATGTTCATAGGCTGTACGATTCAGATTAAATGTGGCATAATAAATGTTTGATTTTTGTGGTGCATAAATGATGTTGTCACCATATTTTTTCTTAACTTCTGTGTAAGAAGGTGTTGTAGGGAAAAGACGCGCTGCAGAATAAGCACCTTTGTCAAAATTCCTAAATAGTGACTCTTGATCTTGACCATCATAATAGGTTAGTTGTACACCATCAACATGGACATCTTTTTTGTCCCAATAATTTTCATTTTTAACAAATTCAATAGATGACTTACTTGTTAAAGATGAAATCAGGAATGGTCCATTGTATAGGATGGAGGATGCATCGGACGCTTTACCAAAATCCTTACCTTTAGATTTTAAGAAATCAGCATTAACAGGTGAAAGAATTCCATATGTTAATTTTGAATTCCAAAAGCTTTCTGGTTTATTAAGCGTATATTGAAGGGTATGCTTATCAATAGCTTTTACGCCTACAGTTGAGAAGTCCTTGTTTTTTCCTTCAACATAATCACTCAGACCTTTTATAGAATCTTGTACAAGGTAAAGAGCATCTGATCCTTTGTCTGCAGCATGCTTCAATCCAGTTACAAAATCATCTGCTGTAACATTTGCATACTCTTCACCATCAGCGGTGTACCATTTTGAATCCTTACGAATTTTATAGGTATATGTTAAGCCATCTTTAGATACTGTCCAGCTTTTAGCAACTGAAGGGATTAGGTTCCCCATGTTATCATATTCCATTAAGCCGTCGACACTGTTTTGAATGATTTCACTTGTTGTTGAACGTCCTGAAACCAAATAATCCAAAGTATCTGGATCTGTTGTATAAACATAACTATACGTTTTTGACTTACTATCTTTGCTTGATCCATTGCTACAAGCCGCTAGAACAGAGACTGATAAAATCGCTACTCCAACAGCAGCTAACCACTTGCCATTTTTCATAAGATTCACTCCTAATTTTTTCTCCAATCTTGGTCAAAAGATTGTGCTAATTAAAAACATTATATCATAATTTTTTCGCTATCAAAATATTTCCTGCAAAATTATCTGACTATTTCAAACTGTTTCTACCATCTTATTAAGAAAAATTATAAAAAAGCCTGTTACATAGGGTTTTTAACGATTCTGTCAAGCTTCTAAAAATTTAATGAAACCCCTGCCATTTCTCATGCTAGCGCTTTAGTAAATCCTTGAAATAACTTAAATGAACTGAATTTTATGGTATAATCAAAAGGAAAATCCTCCTACAAAGGAAAACTGTCTCTTATGAAAAAACTAGTATTTTTGATGTTATCTCTTCTTTTCTGTTTTTTACCTAAAGCTATCCTAGCTGAAGATTACAAGTTACCAGCTAAAAGCGGGATTGCCTTTGAGGTATCTACTGGTAAAATTCTCTATGAGAAAGATGCCAAAAAAACACTTCCTATCGCTTCTTTGAGTAAGGTTCTAACCACTTACCTTGTCTATAAGGAAATCCAATCTGGAAACCTGAGTTGGGACACGCCTGTTAGAATTTCCAACTATCCCTATGAACTGACTGCTAATTATTCTATCAGCAATGTCCCATTGGATGCTCGCCAGTACACAGTTAAAGAGTTATTAACAGCCATGCTAGTAACAAATGCAAATAGTCCTGCTATTGCTTTAGCTGAAAAAATAGCGGGAACAGAGCCTCTATTTGTCGATAAAATGCAGAAACAATTACAAGAGTGGAAAATCCATAAGGCGAACCTAGTTAATGCTAGTGGTTTATCTAATGAGCAACTAGGAAATCACATCTACCCCAACTCTCAAAAAGATGCTGAAAATAAAATGAGTGCTCTTGATTTAGCAATCGTTACGAGACACCTTCTTCAAGACTTTCCTCAGGTCTTAGAACTCACCAAAAAACCTGTTGCAACTTTCAGGGGTGATCACATTTTCTCCTATAATTTTTTACTAGAGGGTATGCCAACGCATCGAATTGGTGCTAATGGATTATTCGTTGCTTTTTCAGAAAATAATGGAGCTTCTCTTATTACAAGTTCTATTGAAAACAAGATGTCAGTTGTTTCTATCATTCTAAATACCGAGGAAGTCAAGGACGATAAATTAGCACATTTCGCTACTGCTAATACTCTTTTAGATAATATTGCACAAAAATATGAGCCAGTCACTCTTCTCGAAAAAGGACAACTTCTGAAAAATAAATCTTTAGCAGTGATAGATAGCCCCATAAAACAAGTTTCTCTAACTTCAGATAAAAGCCTAACTGTCATTCAACAACGGGGAGCGACTAAGAAGACGGATTTAGTTATTAGTCCGCTTCAAAAAGAACGTCGAGCACCAATTAAGCAAAATCAGAAGCTTGCCACTGCAAGTTATAAAGATTCTGATAGGATTGGGATAGGTTATTTAGACAATCCTCCTCAAGTCTTTTTAACAGCTCAACAACAGGCTCCTAGAAGCTTCTTTCTAAAAGTTTGGTGGAATCACCTGGTTACTTATGTCAACGAAAACTTATAATGGTCTCTTTTTGACCTTTGGTCAGGAGATTGTTAGAATAATAATTATGAAAAAACAAATCTATTTAATCTTAATCTGCATCCTTACTTTGTTCCCATTAAATCAACCTGTTTTCGCAGATCAAGCATTAAATCTCCGAGCAAAAGAGGCTATCGCTGTCGAATATAGCACTGGTAAGATTCTTTATCAAAAAAACAGTGATCGAAAAGCCCCAATTGCTTCACTTACAAAGGTTATGACTATTTATTTGACCTTGAAAGAAATTAATTCTGGCAGGTTAAAATGGAATGATTCAGTTGAAATGTCTAAATATGCAACTGCCTTGGCCAGCAACCCTGACATTAGTAATCCTCCTCTCTATAAAAATTCTTACTCCGTTAAGGAACTCGTTGACTCCAGTATGGTTGTCAGCTCAAACAGCTCTGCTGTTGCTTTAGCTGAAAAAATCTCCGGTTCTGAAGCCAAGTTTGTTGATAAAATGAAAGAACAATTGAAAACATGGGGGATCACAGATTATCAATTAGTTAATGCATCAGGCTTAAATAATAGTATGCTGAATAACCATATCTATCCTGGTTCAAGTAAAACAGCTGAAAATAGATTAAGTGCTAAGAGTCTTGCTATAGTGTCGCGACACTTAATCAAGGATTTTCCAGAAATTCTAACCATTTCTTCTCAGAATCAGATATACTGGGGAAATGATATTCTGACTAGCTCCAATCATCTTTTACCTGGTAATAGCATGGGTAGAAATGGTGTGGATGGTTTAAAGACGGGCACGACTACGAAAGCTGGGCAAACTTATATCGGAACGGCTGTTCAAAATAACATGCGAGTCATTGTTGTCATTCTGAATGCAACCGATGCCTCTAAAGATAGCAACGCACGCTTTGTCGAAGCTAATAAATTATTTGATTATAGTTTCCAAAATTATCAAAAACTAACGGTTCCTAAAGGAAAACCATTCTCAACACAATTAAGCATCTCCAATGCGAAGCAAAAAACGATTGCTTTCAAAAGTAAACATGATTTTACAGTTATTCAACCTATTAATGATCAGACTATCCATTATAAAATTGTTCCGAATAAAGAACATACCAAAGCTCCTATTACAAAAGGAAAACAACTTGGTAAGATTATCCTCACTGATCAATCAAACTATTTAGGGGATAAACCTAGTACTCCA
Coding sequences:
- a CDS encoding peptide ABC transporter substrate-binding protein; protein product: MKNGKWLAAVGVAILSVSVLAACSNGSSKDSKSKTYSYVYTTDPDTLDYLVSGRSTTSEIIQNSVDGLMEYDNMGNLIPSVAKSWTVSKDGLTYTYKIRKDSKWYTADGEEYANVTADDFVTGLKHAADKGSDALYLVQDSIKGLSDYVEGKNKDFSTVGVKAIDKHTLQYTLNKPESFWNSKLTYGILSPVNADFLKSKGKDFGKASDASSILYNGPFLISSLTSKSSIEFVKNENYWDKKDVHVDGVQLTYYDGQDQESLFRNFDKGAYSAARLFPTTPSYTEVKKKYGDNIIYAPQKSNIYYATFNLNRTAYEHTKKTSDKQKDDTRKAVLNKDFRQALTFGFNRKSYTAQTAGEEAAGKSLRNTLVPPAFVQINGQDFGKTVEKELATYGDQWKDVNLADAQDGLYNPEKAKMQMDKAKKALEAQGVQFPIHLDMPQDQTASGLMQQAQSMKQSIEKSLGKENVVVDIIELNSDTYNNITYMAETTNQQDWDLSTASGWSPDYADPSSYLDIFNPTMAAAQTKFIGLNPVKDVAIANEAGLEEFSSLDNEAGKITDNQDERFKKYAKAQAALTDSAVYIPTYSLGGTPSVTKVVPFTAAFGWSGNKSDASTFYKYIKLQDKPITSKDYGQALKKWKKDKEKSNKKYADSLEKHMEK
- the pbp3 gene encoding D-alanyl-D-alanine carboxypeptidase PBP3: MKKLVFLMLSLLFCFLPKAILAEDYKLPAKSGIAFEVSTGKILYEKDAKKTLPIASLSKVLTTYLVYKEIQSGNLSWDTPVRISNYPYELTANYSISNVPLDARQYTVKELLTAMLVTNANSPAIALAEKIAGTEPLFVDKMQKQLQEWKIHKANLVNASGLSNEQLGNHIYPNSQKDAENKMSALDLAIVTRHLLQDFPQVLELTKKPVATFRGDHIFSYNFLLEGMPTHRIGANGLFVAFSENNGASLITSSIENKMSVVSIILNTEEVKDDKLAHFATANTLLDNIAQKYEPVTLLEKGQLLKNKSLAVIDSPIKQVSLTSDKSLTVIQQRGATKKTDLVISPLQKERRAPIKQNQKLATASYKDSDRIGIGYLDNPPQVFLTAQQQAPRSFFLKVWWNHLVTYVNENL
- the pbp3 gene encoding D-alanyl-D-alanine carboxypeptidase PBP3, whose product is MKKQIYLILICILTLFPLNQPVFADQALNLRAKEAIAVEYSTGKILYQKNSDRKAPIASLTKVMTIYLTLKEINSGRLKWNDSVEMSKYATALASNPDISNPPLYKNSYSVKELVDSSMVVSSNSSAVALAEKISGSEAKFVDKMKEQLKTWGITDYQLVNASGLNNSMLNNHIYPGSSKTAENRLSAKSLAIVSRHLIKDFPEILTISSQNQIYWGNDILTSSNHLLPGNSMGRNGVDGLKTGTTTKAGQTYIGTAVQNNMRVIVVILNATDASKDSNARFVEANKLFDYSFQNYQKLTVPKGKPFSTQLSISNAKQKTIAFKSKHDFTVIQPINDQTIHYKIVPNKEHTKAPITKGKQLGKIILTDQSNYLGDKPSTPIFATESIKGLSILEKISSFFIH